The following are encoded in a window of Flavobacterium cupriresistens genomic DNA:
- a CDS encoding nucleoside permease: MSIKLRLTIMNFLQFFVWGIWLISLGGYMGQVFGPLEGGSIGLSIGRTYASMGWASLFMPALLGIIADKYFSAQKVLGIAHVIAGIAIFFATKATNSTEMYWIIFVTSCFYMPTIALNNSVSYAVLNKFSFDVQKAFTPIRVWGTVGFIIAMWVTDLTDWKSSTNQFVFAAVAMIITGIYSFSMPDVPAENKNTNQSFSSRFGLDSFVLFKQKKMAIFFVFAMLLGAALQVTNMFGDTFIRSFGSNPEYQGTFGVEHSVFIISLSQISETLFILTIPFFLKRFGIKQVMVFSMIAWVLRFALFGIGNPGSGVIFLVLSMIVYGMAFDFFNISGSLFVERETDSKIRSSAQGLFMLMTNGIGAILGGEFAGRTVGYFTDGNTVQWSNVWFSFAGYAFVILILFAFLFKYKHDPKEVENLRH, from the coding sequence ATGAGTATAAAATTAAGGCTGACAATTATGAATTTCCTCCAATTTTTTGTTTGGGGAATATGGTTGATTTCATTAGGTGGATATATGGGCCAGGTTTTTGGTCCTTTAGAAGGAGGTAGTATTGGCTTGTCTATAGGAAGAACTTATGCTTCTATGGGATGGGCAAGTTTATTCATGCCTGCTTTACTTGGGATCATTGCTGATAAATATTTTAGTGCGCAAAAAGTTTTGGGAATTGCTCACGTTATTGCGGGAATTGCAATTTTCTTTGCAACTAAAGCGACTAATTCAACAGAAATGTATTGGATTATTTTTGTAACAAGTTGTTTTTATATGCCAACAATAGCCTTAAACAACTCCGTTAGTTACGCGGTCTTAAATAAATTTAGTTTTGATGTTCAAAAAGCATTTACTCCAATTCGTGTATGGGGAACAGTTGGATTTATTATAGCAATGTGGGTAACGGATTTGACTGATTGGAAATCAAGTACGAATCAGTTTGTTTTTGCGGCCGTTGCCATGATTATTACTGGTATATATTCATTCTCTATGCCTGATGTTCCTGCTGAAAATAAAAACACAAACCAATCATTTTCTAGTAGATTCGGATTAGATAGTTTTGTGCTTTTTAAGCAAAAGAAAATGGCTATATTTTTTGTTTTTGCGATGCTTTTAGGTGCTGCATTACAAGTTACTAATATGTTTGGTGATACTTTTATAAGAAGTTTTGGTTCTAATCCTGAGTATCAAGGAACTTTTGGAGTGGAGCACTCCGTATTTATTATTTCATTATCTCAAATTTCAGAGACACTTTTTATTCTGACTATTCCTTTCTTTTTGAAGAGATTTGGTATTAAGCAGGTAATGGTTTTTAGTATGATTGCATGGGTATTGCGTTTCGCTTTATTTGGTATCGGAAATCCTGGATCAGGTGTGATTTTCCTTGTTTTATCAATGATCGTTTACGGAATGGCTTTTGACTTTTTTAATATCTCAGGTTCGTTATTTGTTGAAAGAGAAACGGATAGCAAAATTAGATCAAGTGCTCAAGGATTATTTATGCTAATGACTAATGGTATTGGAGCAATTTTAGGAGGTGAATTTGCTGGAAGAACGGTAGGTTATTTTACTGATGGAAATACAGTGCAATGGTCTAATGTTTGGTTTTCATTTGCTGGTTATGCATTTGTAATTCTAATTTTGTTTGCTTTTCTTTTTAAGTATAAACATGATCCAAAGGAGGTTGAGAATTTAAGGCATTAA